One genomic segment of Styela clava chromosome 3, kaStyClav1.hap1.2, whole genome shotgun sequence includes these proteins:
- the LOC120343234 gene encoding uncharacterized protein LOC120343234 translates to MQEDSNSKMARQIDDLNEANEILTNKTAETKKELEEVRKDLCNVQGELESFKTFQSMYKQYGGETHFYIELEHCYNLMENEFKDDPEKLKQLEAWYRNKRKMKITKVSIAMISGGIVGGMVGGLLLHATIVAASCALILSPAGVILFGVGVGVIMVGASLAAYKAYRLRKIKRQDAKNPEIIKNIFLESIN, encoded by the exons ATGCAGGAAGATAGTAATTCAAAGATGGCCAGGCAAATAGATGATTTG AATGAAGCCAACGAaatattgacaaataaaacCGCAGAGACCAAGAAAGAATTG GAAGAGGTCAGGAAGGACTTATGCAACGTTCAGGGTGAATTGGAGAGCTTCAAG ACATTTCAGTCAATGTATAAACAGTATGGAGGCGAG ACTCATTTCTACATTGAGCTCGAGCATTGCTACAATTTGATGGAAAACGAGTTCAAAGACGACCCAGAAAAGTTGAAGCAGCTGGAAGCCTGGTATcgaaacaaaagaaaaatgaaaatcacCAAAGTTAGCATTGCGATGATTAGCGGTGGGATTGTTGGGGGAATGGTGGGAGGTCTTCTTCTCCACGCCACAATCGTAGCTGCATCTTGTGCCCTGATTCTATCACCAGCAGGCGTTATATTGTTCGGTGTTGGTGTGGGAGTTATTATGGTAGGCGCAAGTTTGGCAGCCTATAAGGCATATCGATTGAGAAAAATAAAACGACAAGATGCTAAAAATCcagaaataattaaaaatatcttcctAGAAAGTATCAATTAA